The window TTGATAAGGACAGCTGTTTATTTTCATACGACGCTTGATAACTGACGCAGCTTTTACACGAACTTGGTAACACAGTGATGAGCAATAccctttgtttttttaaacttttttttaatcctCACCTTGCGAAACGCCAACTGGGGGTGATCATGCATCTGCTGCACGCATATATCTACGTTTAATCTCCATTAGGTtcgtaaaaaaattgataaaatatcGCTGCGCAAATTAAAACAGCTTTGCGATTCGTTCATTTATATGTCACGACCAACCACCTACCTTTTGATGGAAACACGCTGACGTCACAAAGTTAATTGGATTGCATCTAGCAAGCTCGGCAAAAAATATATCGGTGAAAAAGTTTTGTCGGTGAAAGACTTCGTCATCAAGTGAaagatttgttattttttgccgACGAATTTTTTTACCGACAAGGTCTGTTGCCAAGCAACGCGCTCTGTTTTTTTAGACAAGGCCAGATTTTAAAACAGAGAAGACAAAATAACTATAAAATTGAAGAGATGTTAGCtagcataaatatatatacaaatagtAAAAAATCTCCCGGTTAATataagttattaaaaaacgtaaaaaaaaataaaagccgTTGCTTGCACGAGCGACGTCATGAGTACTTCTTGTATAGTCTTGGTGAAAAAAGTCGTGCCCAGGATAGTTTTACTtttcctaaaaaagaaaaaactccAATACAGAAATAGAATATTTATCTTGATAGTTACGCAACATGTTTCTTCTACATTATTCAATCTTTATTAtcgacattatttttaattatcaatGTTAGCGACACATTCTTTGCTTTAATTAACATCGCAGTAGAAACGCTAATTGCACATCTCCACTATTTACAACCAGTCTGAACACGGTGCATAGTTGATTTAACGAGAGTACAAGATGCAATGTTCAGGAAACTGCCTAGAATGTTAACCTGCACATTCTAAGACATTTTAAACCCTCTTCAGGGTGGAATTTGTTCGAGGGAAAACATtgaaaaactttgaaaaatgaaaaaaaattttgtgtgtaTTTGTATCGCGTATTATTTGAACGTGCATTGCATGCTGGCATACATGCGTTCCTCTAATGCATGTGTTGTGCAGGTGCATCGCGTAAGTTGAAACTCTTAAACCGCAAATTCCCGCAAGAAACGTCTTTCAAAATGGCGAAAGAGCTTTTATCACCGTAATTACTTGGTGTAAACACCCTAGTCATTTTTTTCGACAACATCCTAAAATTTTGGTGAAACGGAAGAGGAAATGTGGGATTAAAACTACTTTTGCGTACGGAagtatttttattgaaaattgaaCAACACGAGGACACCTAATCTTTGGCGATACAGCCTCTTTCTGCGCTAATCAACATGCCGAATTGTGACGGTGTATCTTGTAAATCCATCTGTAGTCCAAATGATGGGCAACTTGGTGCTGTCACATGACTGAAGTGTATAAATTAACAAGTTCTCATTCCATCGAAAAAGTAATCTTCACAATTCATTTAGCTGAATTTTATTgccgttaattttttttttctttttggaagGCAAAAAATAAAAGGAATGAGCTTAGGTTTTCGTACCAGGTGAGCAATAAAATATGTTATACAGAGTTGACATGGTATAGGTGGCGAGCAAGTGCATGTGAAAGGAATGTGATGTGTTTAGTTACATGCATGGCGAATACGGTTAGTGTTGTATCTCCGTGTGACCAATGACGGTTGAAGTAAATGGTGTTATTGCATGATACAGTGAACTAAAAGAAAGGAGAACATATCACTTAACTGCACTCACTCTCATGACCAACAATACGCATGCGTTATAAAACACAATAgaataagaaagtaaaaaaaggaaTTAACAATCTCGTGATCACACACGTTCTGCGTGGCCACACAGTAGAAGAAATTCAGTTTCAAGTATTTTTTGAAATCTGTTTTAAGATGAGTGTGAgggtggttttaatttttcccTGTACTTTTGAGGATTTGCATCTTTTTTTagaagttaaaatatttttatatcaaatACATGAATAAACTATTTACAGCGTTATAAAATACTAAAAGCTATTTACAGTTTTTACTAACTTAAGTTCCAGAAAGAATCTGCTCCTTCCATATCAACAGTTTGGaaactttttaacattttcaatttttttaattcaagttcGTATTCATTTTAACCTCGGTCGAATAACCCTGGAAACGAAGTTGGATCGTACTTACCTTAATTCTTTTCTGCCAAACGCGAtgctttaatttaaaataacggTTAGAAAACTAAAGCTAACAAAAATTCTAAACTActttaaatgaaaattttaagcACATTATGACGGTTTACAAGATTGAGTCATTCGTCTGCGGACAGACTTTCTTTTCTTACGTTTTTTCCGTCGCACATTTGACGTTGTAGCTTTGCCGTTATTTGCTTCGTCGCCAACTTTTGATTCTGTTTGTTCTTTTCCAACATCATCGTCatactcatcatcatcatcatcattatcatcatcctCGTCGTCTTCAGAATGAGTATCGCCTACATTTTCtgcattttcaaaaaacttgTTTGAAGATCCGTTACTTACGTCAGCGGATTTCTGTagattttcatcatttttttttaaagaaacattaTTTTCCACTTTCACTGCAGGTGATTCTGCACTTATCTTATCGTTCGATAAATTATCTACAACATTCGAATCTGTGTTTATGTTCACATTCTCACTATTTACATCGACTATGATATCTTCATCGTAGATGGTTTTTTGTTCACCCTTTGTGTTCGACGACAAATTATCCACTTCTTTTACACTAACATCCTCGAAACTGCTCTGCTTACTTGTATATTTAGAGTCATTGATTCGCTCAACAGAAATATCACCTTTAACCCGCGTAACTTCTACCGGCGTACCAATCTCTACCGGCGCATCAATCTCTACCCGCATATCAATCTCTACCGGCGTATCAGTCTCTACCGGCGTATCAGTCTCTACCGGCGTATCAGTCTCCACCGGCGTATCAGTCTCTAGCGGCGTATCAGTCTCTCCCGGCGTATCAGTCTCTCCCGGCGTATCAGTCTCTAAGGGCATATCAGTCTCTACCGGCGTATCAGTCTCTACCGGCGTATCAGTCTCTACCGGCGAGTTAGTTTCAACGCTGTTTGGCTGAACTTCAACATCTGTAATTAATCCACCGGTTTTATTATTCTTCGGTGAACTAGTTTGTTCACTTACTTCTGCTTTACTCATTGTAGTACTTGCATCAATTGATGTCCCTGTCAAGCTTTCATCTACACCCTCCTCCTGAGTTATTTTTATAACATCACCCTGAGACGATGTACGTACCGGTTGTTCAATAAGCGGAACGGCTTCATCCACCGCGATAACTTTATCCGAAAACTTCGTTAATTCCTCTTCGTGAAAACGACTGTAGTCATGTTGCGCCTCAAAGTCAGGTGTTAAAACCCCTACGGATTGAGTGCGTGATTTATCACCAGACTCTTTTTCTACCGGTATGACGTCATCAGCGGTTACAGTTTTTTCTGACGCTTTCACACCTGTTAAACAAATCGGATTCGAGTAATCGTCCCCATGGTTACCTTCCAAATGCACCCCATTTAATTTTGGTCCATCTATTACATCTATTAGTGATTTATCAAACACTTCATCGGCTGATGATGCAACTTCTTCCCCGTCTTCGTTTGGTATTTTTTCTGTTTCAACATGGACTCCATTACACAATTTATCTTCTGTAATGGCGCCTTTTTCACCGTTTATAAGAAAATCGTCTTTTATTATCGTATCTTTATGCGATTCCGATAGTTCACCATTCAATACGGGTACAGAGGTTTCTCCATTCAATATGGGTACAGAACCTTTGACACCGTTTTGTTTTACTTCTGATGGTGCGTCAGCAATTGTTTGAAGTTTTTCTGTATTGTTAGTGTGTTCTTCATCATTTGATTTACCAGTGACTAAGAGAAAGTTATATTATCATGtaataaaaagttgaaaaaatagtatagaaAACTATACTATTCAATGTGTTTTTCATATTATAAAGCATTTAAAACCTAGTAACCATGTTGGATAATAAAACACAGGGCATTAAGTTGATAAAAATGAGGTCAACCCGAAATTGTGAACTTACTCAAAAACGCAGCTAGTACTTTCGTTTTATGCCAATTCTTTTTTGACTTCCCTGCCTCCTTTTTCGCATCAGGCGTCTTCTTTTTCGTAAGCGACGAAGAATCTTGCATATTACGTTTTCGTAGCGGgaaaccattttttatttcattcatcAAATTATCAATAATACACGTCTCCTCCACTGGTGGTGGTCTTCGTCCCTTTCCAAGTTTAGGTTTGTCATCTTTGATACCAAGCTTCTCTTTTCTTGCTTTTTCCTCAGCTTGTTTTTGCTCTCGAACTAGTCTTCGCTTTTCTTGAATCTTGAATTGTTCGTTTTCCTAACAAAAGCAAAGTATTCACATAACAGTTGATCAACAGGACGCATACTTTCACAATCATCTGTTTGGTAACACATAAAAAAAAGAGTTAACTTACATCTTTCGCTTTCTTTAGGCTGTCACAAAACTGTTTGAACACTTTCAAGTAATCTTCAAGCGAGAATTTTTTTGGATCTTCACAAAAATATTCTGCGAATTCAGCATTTAATTTGCGTATATCAGATATTTTAGATTCCAACTCTTTGCATTCTTTGATAGCCgtctaaaagaataaaaaatgttgcatgAAACTAAACAATGACGAAGTGATTGATAAGAACAATCATCCAGTGCTTTGAATCTTAATGAAAACAAACATACCTCAATAAATTCTCCTAATTGTTTCTTCACATCATCAGGTGCGTTCGCCAATGCTTTTTCTGTAGAAGTGACACTTGTTTTCAACGCATTAACATCTTTTTCCAAATTATCGATATTCAAACTACAAACATACATAAGACTAGCTATAAATCCCGTAGGAAAAATCAATTGGCTAGACGAAAAGTCAGAGAACTATTTGAAACAACACTCCACTACAAATTTCAATCTTACCGACAAGCTGCTTCCAAATGTTTCATTTTCGAAGGAAAATCAAGAATTTCTTCTTTCTTAGCTTCGGCAATCTAATTCAAAACAAAGGTAACTTTAGAAATTTAGCAAGTGAGTCATTAGGTGTACTTATTAGACGATTTTTACCTGTACAATAAAATGCAACAGATTCATGCGGGGCTTGTTTGCTCGCGTGTCAGTTAGTTTGAGTAGAGATGTGATTTTAAAAGCCTCTGCGTTACCCGCATGTGAACCCTaaagttaaaaagttaaaatctgAACACATTGAAATAAACTTAAATGAATCCAGATTTTTATCAAGTTGCAATGATTTAaatgagaaaaaagaaaatcagcGGGCAGAATGAAAATCAGAGGGAAGTCTCCTCTTCACTTAACGTACATGATTCATAAAGTTTCCAACTCTCAAAATCAAATTCAACATTTCTGGAAGTGTCTCGTTGCAcaaaatatctgaaaaaaaagcaatagATGCATTTCAATTACATGCAACAGGTGCTACAAAACAGGCAAAagtaaactgaaaataaaaacaggtCATCACCATCGATGGCTTGTGTCATTATTTCAATATTTGGTCCCAGACTTTCTTTCGAGATCATGAAGTCTTCCTTTAATATTAAGCCCTTGATTCGAAATttataactaaaaaaaagatCGTATATTAAAATCTAATCAAATCTAATTTTCACCATTTTGTCTACAGGTACACAGTAAAACAAATCAGTTGACAGAATCTGCATACCTAGATACTTCGAGAAGtcttaagaagaatttttcagCAGGTCCAAGTTTCGCCTTTTCTCctttaaatgattttatttgATCGATTTCAGACGTGTCAGGCAAAAGTTTTTCTAAACATTTCAATCTATCACCTCCCAGTTCTGAACTATTCCCGTCTGTGATCCATTGAATGACTTGATCGCTTCCTCTGCAAAAAGTATGTGTATTTTAGCAACATATTTACTCTAACCGAATATTCATTGTATCGATCACTCACCCTTTAAACTGGCGCAAGAAAATGTTGACATTCATACTGCGCTTTCCATCTAAGAtggcaatctaaaaaaaacgtCAATCATTTAACGTCGTTATATACGTAAAAATGCTGACACTACAATTTACATGGTAACATTGTACACTTACTTCCTTaggttctttctttttctcttcctTCTTGTCagatttctttatatttatttgacaaaaaaGTTCTTCTTCCATATTGTAATCGGGCTCGACACCATCATTAATTTCGATCACTTTCTTCCACACACTACTCGTACTTCGCTTCAGCACATGTCCAGGAATTTTATTCCACTGCAACTTCTTCATTTTTTGCTTCGGTGTAAACGCTGGTTTTGATGCTTTTTGCGGACCATCCGTTGCAGTATTCATGCCTCCAAGACCAGGTGGTGGGGGTGGTCCACATCCAGGTGGTGGAGGTGGACCACATCCCGGTGGAGGTGGTGGTCCACATCCCGGTGGAGGTGGTGGTCCACATCCAGGTGGAGGTGGTGGAGGGGGTGGTCCTCCTCCTAATGGCGGTGGcggaggtggtggtggaggtCCCCCTCCtggtggtggaggtggtggCGGTGGGCCTCCACCTGGTAGTGGTGGAGGGGGAGGTGGTGGTGCTCCTCCAATTGAGGGTGGTAGTGGCGGTGCAGGTGGTGGCGGCCCTTCAAAAAACTCAGTAGGCGCACCTGGAAAAGGTGGTGGAGGTGGAGGAGGCGGAGGGGGTGGTCCTGTAGTGGGTGCATCAAGCATAGGACGTAATCCAGGTAATCCAACAGCACCTGCAGGAATCTTGATGGATGCAGGCACTTCTATAGTTTGAGTTTCTTTGTGTTGAGGTGCGTCAGTTTCCACTTTTACATTATCAGTTTGTGTGTTTTTATGACTGAACAATTCTAACGACTGGGACATTTTTTTAACAGCGAAATCAGCCCGTTGTTTACACAGTTTCGCTTGAGCTTCATTGTTTACCATTACCGCTCTCACAACCACATCCTCCACTGTCTGCCATGCTGTGTCCTGAAATTCATTGTCGGCCTCAATCATTAGTAAGCTCTGTAAAATGGTCAACAAATTGTTTGCCACTGGTTTGTCAGCCACCTAAGAGAGAAAAATTGTGCAAAACATTGAGtgcaaataaattattttcctaaaaaactGTACCCATTACATCAAATCGCGTTCCGCTGGGCGTGAGagagaaaaatttgaaaaatttatttttgtgcgaaacatcaaaaataataattgcGAGTCTTACGATGCAGCTAGCTATTGTCAGGAAGCTATTGTCGGCAACAGCAAAACATCCAATAAAATGACAACAAGGATGACAGGAAAAGACCGATAAAAAACCAAAAACAATCCTTAGAAACTTGGCGATAAAAAACTTCAgagaaaataagatttttaaataatttttataaaatgcgGCAATAAGCCTGAACTGCAACTGCATTTAAATTGGCAAGCAAATTTAGAAATTGCAGCACCTTGCCTCTCCCCCTGCCGACTTGTGTAATGtttttggaaatttattttatttacaacatAAAAACCTACTTGGTCAAAAACTGCTCGAAATACTTGTTGGTGATCGTTTAGATCCAAACCATCTGAGGTTACCATAATTTCATCATCTTGTTGTTTCTGTTCATCAAAAACGGTAATTTGGATGTATAGCCCTTCTTCGTCTTCATATCTAAATATCAGCGGTAATGGTTGAAACAGAACTTGGTGTCTCCACAAAAGTCAACGCCAGTGGATAAATAAAACTGGAAACTTAGTAAAATTAATACATGCATGCAACTGACCTTAGAGCTGTTAGCAGATCCAACAGGCCAAGACCTACAAAGTAATTGCATTAATTCAACATTCTGAAGAGTTGCATACAGTAGCTCATAAAGATCGATAAGCTTTCTTCCAGGTAAGGTTAATGCCATTTCAGGTTAATTTAACCTGGCATTCTTACGATCAGTGAATGAGTACCAGTTAATACCAAAGCAACTCCATGCATCATTTACGTACGAATACCCTTCGTCACTAGCTCGTCTAAGTAATAAGGTCGTAAGGTCGTAGTCTCCAGCGTTCGAGCACTAGTGTTTTTATAACAAACTTTAAGTAGTCGTCACATATATAAATCCACTCAAAGAAAGCGAAGCATTGTTGTCACGAAATATCCCATCGTATTTCACAGACGAATTCACCAAACATCATTTTAGCATGAAATGCGCAAACTTCCAAAATTTAATGAAGTAGAATATATAGCTACCTACTATGTAAATCTCATGACGTTACAACATCATCacgtaatattaaaaaaacaatgaaaaatcaTTACCGATAAATTCGTTTCTAATATTTCTTCGTTCGTTGAAATCTATAGTAGACATTAAAATGGCGTTGATGAATGCTACGATGGTAGTTTTGTACGCTAACAgctctgcatttttaaattcgTTGATAAGTATGCTAAACCGATATCGTTGACTTTTctcattctaaaaaaatttgtttaagttATAACATTTAACTACAAATAGTTTTTATTCAACTTAATTAGGCGTGCAGGTTTATTTTGTGACTCCCCAAGTACTAATTAGTTTAGAGTACCCATTTTTAGAGATTCGAATTGCACTCTGGgttttttttcatgatttaATATGCGATACGGGACTGCGATAATGTCAAGGGGAAGAAATATCACGAAAGAAATATAGACgaagaaaaataatcaaaaatcgGGAGAAAAGTATGCGCCTGCGAGTGTTTGCAATTTATAAACACATAATCATCTCTCCcttctttattaaaatattttgacattctttaagttatttacCTTAAAGTACTCCAAGGAGGAGAGTGCTAACTCGTAACCACGGTTACTGTAAAGACATATACCAGACAGCATTTCCAGGACTTGTTTCTTTACCATTGTATTTCCAGTATCCAAggctaaaaataaatttcagctggtaaattaaagaaaaaaacaattcaaaaatCTACACGTAATCAATGTTAAATCGCATAAGACACATCGCAAAAACGCTGCGTCAGCAATAAATCCATATACACGAATGACAGAATTGTCATGAGAAAATGCCATTTTGGTTGGTCTCATTTTGAAAACGAGGTAGGCAAGATTTGCTATGGAAACAAGCACGGTAGCTCTGTGTTTACCGTTTGTCATTTGTTGAACTAAATGTGTATCATCGTCAATTAGGTAGTCCATTCCGACCTTActgtttaaaactgtttttatggACGAAATTATTTGCAACTGAATAACAGCATCTGAGAAACTCCCATTCTGTTTTGATCCCATAAAGTCTAGCGTGGCAAACATATATTGTAATGCATTGCAGTCCAAGAACTCTTCCATCCATTCTGTGGAACATTTTTCCAACCATTTATTCAACGCTGCGTAATTTTGTGACGACGGTTTACATAGCAACTGTTCGCAATAACCGACATCGAGTTTCGCGTTGCCGACATCTTGCGACGTCAACTCGTTTAAAGTTTCAGCAGGTTTTAATTTCGCTGAAATTCTGTTCCAACGGTTTTTCATGTTCACGTTAGTTGCTTCTTTTTCTTCAAAGTGTTCGATCTTTTGCTTCATGgcgtatgtttatttttttacttttagaacAATAACACACATTCTGTTTTGACTCATATACACATTAAAACACGAGGAAAGCGGAAAATAAAGTCGGATCTAAACTACAGCCCACAATTTCCTTAAAATTCGAAATTACTATCGATATCAACAAGATGCTGAGACAATTAAAAAGGTATGAAACGAGTAATTGAAGGagattacaaaaaaaacatgaacaaTGAAAAAATCTTCTTTGCTGATTGTTGAAGCTGGACCAGTTATACAGAATGGAGGGTTGCATGTGGCGAAAAATGTTTCTGTTTATCTAACCTTCACCAATTGAATTTTTATTCAGCTCACTTTTCACATAAAATTAGGGAAGTCTGTGGCGAAAGCTTCTTTTGTGACGCCTAATAAGCCAATCAATCACCCTTTATTTATCCTGCTGCATGTTGCTTTTTATTGAATTTAGACATATACAAGGCATTTGATGACATCTGCAAACATTAAAAAGATTCTAACCTAAAGGATACACGAAACACCTATTACCCATGTTGGGAATATTGTCTATATTTCCTAAACTGCgaaataaaagtatataaaagaatttatttcttgAAAGCCAGGTAAATTCCTATCGAAAagtgttttttcaaaaaacaataaacTGGAGAGacgtaaaaaattattgaacaCATTTTACAAGTTGATGGCTCTCGAGCCTATAAGGTACAGGTAATTGAAGCTTTCGCAAAAAAATCACACCATTTAAATCAACTCCCTCGTCGTCTCGGTTTTCCTTTTGAAGGTCTAGTTCCAAGTATATCAAAAAGTTTCTCTTTATGCTTTACTGTAGTACTTTTTTACCTCTACACTGTGAAAAAATTTCAacaatgaattttttataaaaaacagaaaCCGTTTGAGAGCTCAGTATACGCAGTTTAGTTGGTCTCCATATTCATGAATGCTTGTACCTTTTAGCCTAAACGTAGATTTATATTCAGCAGAAGATGTCAAGATTTAAACTTTGCAAAgtagttaaatttttttatcaactgGGCTCTCACGAAAAATGTGCATTCCAATATAAAATATCTTTCTTTCAAGATTAATTTTCTTGtaaagtttcattttttaatttccgCATCCAACGCATCCAATATAGTGaaatacattaaaattaaaataatcagataaacaaacaaacaaacaaacaaacaaacaaacaaacaaacaaacaaacaagtaaataaattccagtaaacaacaaaacaacaaccaaAACACAAACGCATGGACCTCTACTGAAACCTCGGCATGTAATCCATCTTAATAGATGCTTCTCCACAACAATAGGAGGCGAAATAAAATTGTATCTGTTGCTAAACAACACACGTTTGTTAGGAGTAACAGAGAAACATAATCCACCATGATTTGTCaaacatgttggtatgaataatGTGTATAATATTATCGCGACGTTTTATTGGGTAGTTGGTATCACGTGATGTTAACCAC is drawn from Hydractinia symbiolongicarpus strain clone_291-10 chromosome 8, HSymV2.1, whole genome shotgun sequence and contains these coding sequences:
- the LOC130654329 gene encoding inverted formin-2-like isoform X1 codes for the protein MARGFQCLPFRKKQKKQRKLDTSISNDEKSNLITNNNEDKQKNSASFNKNASKISFFRKRGKNEDEEKLLCGDKVQTRSSTDEIISDKCKKDQHETSIKDVKTIGNITSENANEANNDFDSLTDDVFSTTQDNAQPLTRTRRPVSSDGRPSLWKRLSSSLAQEEDNFKFVEELDLTQCQEVLLKPSTKNYTRLNIWLKKCSDEWLSKFLEHNCLYMIFSALNVLSGRQYQEFGDAVLQLDLVRSIKNILNKQVGMKYLIKDDNDLIFEMALALDTGNTMVKKQVLEMLSGICLYSNRGYELALSSLEYFKNEKSQRYRFSILINEFKNAELLAYKTTIVAFINAILMSTIDFNERRNIRNEFIGLGLLDLLTALRYEDEEGLYIQITVFDEQKQQDDEIMVTSDGLDLNDHQQVFRAVFDQVADKPVANNLLTILQSLLMIEADNEFQDTAWQTVEDVVVRAVMVNNEAQAKLCKQRADFAVKKMSQSLELFSHKNTQTDNVKVETDAPQHKETQTIEVPASIKIPAGAVGLPGLRPMLDAPTTGPPPPPPPPPPPFPGAPTEFFEGPPPPAPPLPPSIGGAPPPPPPPLPGGGPPPPPPPPGGGPPPPPPPPPLGGGPPPPPPPPGCGPPPPPGCGPPPPPGCGPPPPPGCGPPPPPGLGGMNTATDGPQKASKPAFTPKQKMKKLQWNKIPGHVLKRSTSSVWKKVIEINDGVEPDYNMEEELFCQINIKKSDKKEEKKKEPKEIAILDGKRSMNVNIFLRQFKGGSDQVIQWITDGNSSELGGDRLKCLEKLLPDTSEIDQIKSFKGEKAKLGPAEKFFLRLLEVSSYKFRIKGLILKEDFMISKESLGPNIEIMTQAIDDILCNETLPEMLNLILRVGNFMNHGSHAGNAEAFKITSLLKLTDTRANKPRMNLLHFIVQIAEAKKEEILDFPSKMKHLEAACRLNIDNLEKDVNALKTSVTSTEKALANAPDDVKKQLGEFIETAIKECKELESKISDIRKLNAEFAEYFCEDPKKFSLEDYLKVFKQFCDSLKKAKDENEQFKIQEKRRLVREQKQAEEKARKEKLGIKDDKPKLGKGRRPPPVEETCIIDNLMNEIKNGFPLRKRNMQDSSSLTKKKTPDAKKEAGKSKKNWHKTKVLAAFLITGKSNDEEHTNNTEKLQTIADAPSEVKQNGVKGSVPILNGETSVPVLNGELSESHKDTIIKDDFLINGEKGAITEDKLCNGVHVETEKIPNEDGEEVASSADEVFDKSLIDVIDGPKLNGVHLEGNHGDDYSNPICLTGVKASEKTVTADDVIPVEKESGDKSRTQSVGVLTPDFEAQHDYSRFHEEELTKFSDKVIAVDEAVPLIEQPVRTSSQGDVIKITQEEGVDESLTGTSIDASTTMSKAEVSEQTSSPKNNKTGGLITDVEVQPNSVETNSPVETDTPVETDTPVETDMPLETDTPGETDTPGETDTPLETDTPVETDTPVETDTPVETDTPVEIDMRVEIDAPVEIGTPVEVTRVKGDISVERINDSKYTSKQSSFEDVSVKEVDNLSSNTKGEQKTIYDEDIIVDVNSENVNINTDSNVVDNLSNDKISAESPAVKVENNVSLKKNDENLQKSADVSNGSSNKFFENAENVGDTHSEDDEDDDNDDDDDEYDDDVGKEQTESKVGDEANNGKATTSNVRRKKRKVKLSWARLFSPRLYKKYS
- the LOC130654329 gene encoding inverted formin-2-like isoform X5; this encodes MKDNWSKLSIFKRKNVPEKVLNLDEVELDVDYCRELLCEPSSQNFATLNNYLNRCTTEWLQSFLECNALNMMLGTLEFMGLRKNASFADAVIELEIVRSIKLILNTKTGIQYLTDTDPDLVESMVLTLDTGNTMVKKQVLEMLSGICLYSNRGYELALSSLEYFKNEKSQRYRFSILINEFKNAELLAYKTTIVAFINAILMSTIDFNERRNIRNEFIGLGLLDLLTALRYEDEEGLYIQITVFDEQKQQDDEIMVTSDGLDLNDHQQVFRAVFDQVADKPVANNLLTILQSLLMIEADNEFQDTAWQTVEDVVVRAVMVNNEAQAKLCKQRADFAVKKMSQSLELFSHKNTQTDNVKVETDAPQHKETQTIEVPASIKIPAGAVGLPGLRPMLDAPTTGPPPPPPPPPPPFPGAPTEFFEGPPPPAPPLPPSIGGAPPPPPPPLPGGGPPPPPPPPGGGPPPPPPPPPLGGGPPPPPPPPGCGPPPPPGCGPPPPPGCGPPPPPGCGPPPPPGLGGMNTATDGPQKASKPAFTPKQKMKKLQWNKIPGHVLKRSTSSVWKKVIEINDGVEPDYNMEEELFCQINIKKSDKKEEKKKEPKEIAILDGKRSMNVNIFLRQFKGGSDQVIQWITDGNSSELGGDRLKCLEKLLPDTSEIDQIKSFKGEKAKLGPAEKFFLRLLEVSSYKFRIKGLILKEDFMISKESLGPNIEIMTQAIDDILCNETLPEMLNLILRVGNFMNHGSHAGNAEAFKITSLLKLTDTRANKPRMNLLHFIVQIAEAKKEEILDFPSKMKHLEAACRLNIDNLEKDVNALKTSVTSTEKALANAPDDVKKQLGEFIETAIKECKELESKISDIRKLNAEFAEYFCEDPKKFSLEDYLKVFKQFCDSLKKAKDENEQFKIQEKRRLVREQKQAEEKARKEKLGIKDDKPKLGKGRRPPPVEETCIIDNLMNEIKNGFPLRKRNMQDSSSLTKKKTPDAKKEAGKSKKNWHKTKVLAAFLITGKSNDEEHTNNTEKLQTIADAPSEVKQNGVKGSVPILNGETSVPVLNGELSESHKDTIIKDDFLINGEKGAITEDKLCNGVHVETEKIPNEDGEEVASSADEVFDKSLIDVIDGPKLNGVHLEGNHGDDYSNPICLTGVKASEKTVTADDVIPVEKESGDKSRTQSVGVLTPDFEAQHDYSRFHEEELTKFSDKVIAVDEAVPLIEQPVRTSSQGDVIKITQEEGVDESLTGTSIDASTTMSKAEVSEQTSSPKNNKTGGLITDVEVQPNSVETNSPVETDTPVETDTPVETDMPLETDTPGETDTPGETDTPLETDTPVETDTPVETDTPVETDTPVEIDMRVEIDAPVEIGTPVEVTRVKGDISVERINDSKYTSKQSSFEDVSVKEVDNLSSNTKGEQKTIYDEDIIVDVNSENVNINTDSNVVDNLSNDKISAESPAVKVENNVSLKKNDENLQKSADVSNGSSNKFFENAENVGDTHSEDDEDDDNDDDDDEYDDDVGKEQTESKVGDEANNGKATTSNVRRKKRKVKLSWARLFSPRLYKKYS